Proteins encoded together in one Chryseobacterium taklimakanense window:
- a CDS encoding low molecular weight protein-tyrosine-phosphatase, with the protein MKILMLCLGNICRSPLAEGILRSKLPEDFEIDSAGTISYHEGKKADHRSIKIAQQYGIDISNHRARIITPKDLEDYDRIFCMDLENYKDAVSMASTEEQWQKIGLILNEAGNHGDQIEVPDPYWSEMDAFDNVYKMLDAACDSIAKNLTSK; encoded by the coding sequence ATGAAAATTTTGATGCTCTGCCTCGGAAACATTTGTAGAAGCCCGCTTGCTGAAGGTATTCTGCGCTCCAAACTGCCTGAAGATTTTGAAATCGACAGCGCCGGCACTATTTCATACCACGAAGGCAAGAAAGCTGATCACCGCTCCATAAAAATTGCCCAGCAGTACGGCATCGACATCAGTAATCACCGAGCCAGAATTATAACGCCAAAAGATTTGGAGGATTACGACAGGATTTTCTGTATGGATCTGGAAAACTATAAGGATGCAGTTTCGATGGCGAGTACTGAAGAGCAGTGGCAAAAAATAGGGTTGATTTTAAATGAAGCCGGAAATCATGGCGACCAAATCGAAGTACCGGATCCGTACTGGAGTGAGATGGACGCCTTCGACAATGTTTACAAAATGCTGGATGCAGCCTGTGACAGCATCGCCAAAAATTTGACATCCAAATAA
- a CDS encoding SAM-dependent methyltransferase, protein MLFLIPAYLSEDSPSEYFAPAVKEYILKTDYFFVENEKTARKVIKFFCPEKKQPDLKLFILDKYSENSDLKEAQNLMKAGQDFGLLSEAGLPCIADPGNIIVKWCHENDIQVVPVNGPSSIILALVSSGFNGQEFTFHGYLPIDKSQKSQKIKFLETQVQKTGYSQIFMETPYRNNQLFEDLLKSLSPNTRLCIAANINHPTDEFIKTLSIKDWQKNKPELHKIPAVFVLGK, encoded by the coding sequence ATGCTTTTCCTTATTCCTGCTTACCTCTCTGAAGATTCGCCTTCAGAATATTTTGCGCCAGCTGTCAAAGAATATATTTTGAAGACCGATTATTTTTTTGTGGAAAATGAAAAGACAGCACGGAAAGTCATCAAATTTTTCTGCCCAGAAAAGAAACAGCCGGATTTGAAGCTTTTTATTCTTGATAAATATTCCGAAAATTCTGATCTGAAAGAGGCACAAAATCTGATGAAAGCCGGCCAGGACTTTGGTTTACTTTCAGAAGCCGGACTTCCGTGCATTGCTGATCCGGGAAACATCATAGTGAAATGGTGCCACGAAAACGACATCCAAGTTGTGCCGGTTAACGGACCAAGTTCCATCATTTTAGCATTGGTTTCCAGTGGTTTTAATGGTCAGGAATTTACTTTTCATGGTTACTTGCCGATCGATAAATCCCAGAAATCTCAAAAGATTAAATTTTTGGAAACTCAGGTTCAGAAAACGGGATATTCACAGATTTTTATGGAAACGCCCTATCGCAACAACCAGCTTTTTGAAGATTTGCTGAAGTCGCTTTCACCCAATACAAGACTGTGTATCGCCGCAAATATCAATCATCCTACTGATGAATTCATCAAAACTTTAAGCATTAAAGACTGGCAAAAAAACAAGCCCGAGTTGCATAAGATTCCGGCGGTTTTTGTTCTGGGAAAATAG
- a CDS encoding DUF2891 domain-containing protein → MKKLTILSVLFSVVLSAQTMPTLSDEMAVKLSKMPLHCINTEYPNKTGHIINNEKDAVMTPKQLHPSFYGCLDWHSSVHGHWMLVRLLKTKPHLENAQEIEAVLENSFQKEKLKEEALYFSKYQLAGTFERTYGWAWLLKLNEELITWDDARAKRWHENLKPLTQEIINKWKLYLPKQTYPNRTGVHPNTAFAMAFALDWARAANDKDFENQIIEKSKYFYLKDKKAPAYMEPDGSDFFSPSLNISYLMSRILPQKEFVIWLNNFYDKRSLNNIKQIPVVSDLSDYQTVHLVGLSFNRAWDMKGIAKALPKNHRLKKDFEHTANKFISNALPLLFQGNYGGDHWLASFAVYSMKD, encoded by the coding sequence ATGAAAAAGCTCACAATCCTTTCCGTTTTATTTTCGGTGGTTCTGTCCGCTCAAACCATGCCGACACTGTCGGATGAAATGGCGGTGAAACTCTCAAAAATGCCGCTTCATTGCATCAATACCGAATATCCGAACAAAACCGGCCATATCATCAACAACGAAAAAGATGCGGTAATGACGCCGAAACAGCTGCATCCAAGTTTTTATGGATGTTTAGATTGGCACAGCTCTGTGCACGGACACTGGATGCTGGTTCGGCTGCTTAAAACCAAGCCGCATCTCGAAAATGCGCAGGAAATTGAAGCTGTTTTAGAAAATTCTTTTCAGAAAGAAAAACTGAAGGAAGAGGCGCTCTATTTTTCAAAATACCAGTTAGCGGGAACTTTTGAACGCACTTATGGCTGGGCCTGGCTGCTGAAATTGAACGAGGAGCTCATCACCTGGGACGATGCAAGAGCAAAACGCTGGCACGAAAATTTAAAACCGCTCACTCAAGAAATCATAAACAAATGGAAACTTTATTTACCAAAACAAACTTACCCTAACAGAACCGGAGTGCACCCTAACACGGCTTTTGCAATGGCTTTTGCACTCGATTGGGCTCGTGCCGCTAACGATAAAGATTTTGAAAATCAAATAATTGAAAAATCAAAGTATTTCTACCTGAAAGACAAAAAGGCACCGGCTTATATGGAGCCCGACGGTTCAGATTTCTTTTCACCAAGCCTGAATATATCTTACCTTATGAGCAGGATTCTCCCACAAAAAGAATTTGTGATTTGGCTGAATAATTTCTATGATAAGCGTAGCCTGAACAACATTAAACAAATCCCCGTCGTGAGTGATTTATCTGATTACCAGACCGTTCATTTGGTTGGCCTGTCCTTCAACCGGGCTTGGGATATGAAAGGAATTGCCAAAGCACTGCCAAAAAATCACAGGCTGAAAAAAGATTTTGAACACACTGCTAATAAATTTATATCCAATGCTTTACCGCTTCTGTTTCAGGGTAACTATGGTGGCGATCACTGGCTGGCCAGTTTTGCGGTGTATTCTATGAAAGATTGA
- the dacB gene encoding D-alanyl-D-alanine carboxypeptidase/D-alanyl-D-alanine endopeptidase, with protein sequence MKSTFSVLILSSQLFFAQNIAQKLEAATKDLLNSAPAYSANLSFYVADEAGNFVYEYQGNKGLSTASTQKIFTAATALEALGKNYQWTTTASHSGNISDGNLNGNLFISSNGDPTLGSWRYEGYKPENFRDKLIAALKTKGISKISGDLVIDDSYFDFQTVPGGWPWDDMGNYYGAGVWSVNWRENQFDIHTTGKDIKNFNIELQNVKWVNDLKTAGSSDQSLIFTAPHSEVAHITGTLPAKNMTVSGATPNPPVQLGAEIKKWLKDSGIAFNGKIITASAQRINGESVAQYPKNNTFFEYKSPTLDKVVYWFLKKSVNLYGETLVKTIGKEKKGEGSFKAGVSYMQDFWRGKGINQYMINFADGSGLSPQNYVSARAEVQALLWARKQPWFNEFFEGFPTQGNQMVMKSGTMRDTKSFAGYHTSSTGRKYVFSIIINNYQGSDVSSALYKVLNVLK encoded by the coding sequence ATGAAAAGTACTTTTTCAGTTCTCATATTATCTTCACAATTATTTTTTGCTCAGAATATCGCTCAAAAACTCGAGGCAGCAACCAAGGATTTACTGAATTCTGCACCGGCGTATTCCGCAAATCTTTCATTTTATGTAGCGGATGAAGCCGGGAATTTTGTCTACGAATATCAGGGGAACAAAGGGCTGTCTACTGCTTCAACCCAGAAAATTTTTACTGCGGCGACAGCTTTGGAAGCTTTAGGAAAAAATTATCAGTGGACCACCACAGCGTCGCATTCCGGAAATATCTCAGATGGAAACCTGAACGGGAATCTTTTCATCAGTTCGAACGGTGACCCCACTTTAGGTAGCTGGCGCTATGAAGGTTATAAACCAGAAAACTTCAGGGATAAACTTATTGCTGCACTTAAAACGAAAGGGATTTCAAAAATTTCTGGCGATCTGGTGATTGATGATTCTTACTTCGATTTTCAAACGGTTCCGGGCGGCTGGCCCTGGGATGATATGGGGAATTATTACGGTGCGGGTGTGTGGAGCGTCAACTGGCGGGAAAATCAGTTCGACATCCATACTACCGGAAAAGACATCAAAAACTTCAACATCGAACTTCAAAATGTAAAATGGGTTAACGATCTGAAAACGGCCGGATCATCAGACCAAAGCCTGATTTTCACCGCGCCGCATTCCGAAGTGGCGCATATCACAGGAACTTTGCCGGCAAAAAATATGACCGTTTCGGGAGCAACGCCAAACCCACCGGTACAACTTGGAGCGGAGATCAAAAAATGGCTGAAAGACAGCGGAATTGCCTTTAACGGTAAAATTATTACCGCTTCCGCACAAAGAATAAATGGTGAATCGGTGGCACAATACCCAAAAAACAATACTTTTTTTGAGTACAAATCTCCAACTCTTGACAAAGTGGTTTATTGGTTTTTGAAAAAAAGTGTCAATCTATACGGCGAAACCCTGGTGAAAACCATCGGTAAGGAGAAGAAAGGCGAAGGCAGTTTCAAAGCTGGTGTAAGTTATATGCAGGATTTCTGGAGAGGAAAAGGCATCAATCAGTATATGATTAATTTTGCCGATGGCAGCGGGCTTTCACCTCAAAATTACGTGTCGGCGAGGGCAGAAGTGCAGGCATTGCTTTGGGCAAGAAAGCAGCCCTGGTTCAATGAGTTTTTTGAAGGATTTCCTACACAGGGTAACCAGATGGTGATGAAAAGCGGTACGATGAGGGATACCAAGTCCTTTGCGGGCTATCACACTTCATCCACCGGGAGAAAATATGTTTTCTCAATCATTATCAACAATTATCAGGGTTCTGATGTGAGCAGCGCGCTGTACAAAGTCCTTAATGTACTGAAATAA
- a CDS encoding sensor histidine kinase: MLQKNLLSKLNNWIIFILFTLVIGGVVAASYFLIDYLRKEEIKRIELFATAMKYQQETFIEDPVALDLILQISESNTSVPVIITDSKGRIIGPEFMRNIPEEVMKSPEKLQRTLGEMKSAYQPFEIKLPGGNQYVYFNNSQLLNDLRYSPLFLGLLVLAYIIFSFWFLRTIKKTDEGFLWAGLAKETAHQIGTPLSSMIGWVEILRMENENSVGVAEIEKDIKRLKTISERFSKIGSVPELNDLNLNETVQQNYDYLRSRISRKVDFKLSLPTGEILIPHNRILMSWVIENLVKNAVDAMKGSGKLDISVYEKNANIFIDFKDTGSGMTSRNAARAFKPGFSTKKRGWGLGLSLAKRVISEYHKGDIRIAQTEVGKGSTFRIILKSD; encoded by the coding sequence ATGCTTCAGAAAAACCTTTTGTCGAAACTCAACAACTGGATTATTTTCATTCTGTTTACCCTCGTTATCGGCGGCGTGGTAGCCGCTTCCTATTTCCTGATCGATTATTTGAGGAAGGAAGAAATCAAACGGATCGAGCTTTTCGCCACTGCCATGAAATACCAGCAGGAAACCTTTATCGAAGATCCTGTGGCACTGGACCTTATTTTGCAGATTTCGGAAAGTAATACTTCGGTGCCGGTCATTATCACAGATTCCAAAGGCCGAATTATCGGTCCGGAATTTATGCGGAATATTCCCGAAGAGGTGATGAAAAGTCCTGAAAAGCTGCAGAGAACGCTGGGCGAAATGAAATCGGCCTACCAACCGTTTGAAATAAAACTTCCCGGTGGTAATCAGTACGTTTACTTTAATAACTCTCAGTTGCTGAATGATTTAAGATATTCGCCTTTGTTTTTGGGACTTTTGGTTTTGGCCTATATTATTTTTTCTTTTTGGTTTTTACGAACGATTAAAAAAACAGATGAAGGCTTCCTGTGGGCAGGTTTGGCAAAAGAAACAGCGCACCAGATCGGAACTCCTTTGTCATCAATGATCGGCTGGGTTGAAATTCTGCGGATGGAAAACGAAAACAGCGTTGGCGTTGCCGAAATAGAAAAAGACATTAAACGGCTGAAAACCATATCGGAACGGTTCTCCAAAATCGGTTCGGTTCCGGAGCTTAATGATTTGAATTTAAATGAAACCGTGCAGCAGAATTACGATTACCTCAGATCCAGAATTTCCAGAAAAGTTGATTTTAAACTTTCCCTTCCAACCGGGGAAATTTTAATTCCACATAACAGAATCCTGATGAGCTGGGTGATTGAAAATTTGGTGAAAAATGCCGTAGACGCAATGAAGGGCAGCGGAAAACTTGATATTTCCGTTTATGAGAAAAACGCAAATATTTTTATTGATTTCAAAGATACCGGCAGCGGCATGACCTCCCGCAATGCTGCTCGCGCCTTCAAACCAGGATTTTCGACCAAGAAAAGAGGCTGGGGGTTGGGTTTGTCTCTAGCCAAAAGAGTAATCAGTGAATATCACAAAGGTGATATCCGAATTGCGCAGACCGAAGTCGGAAAAGGAAGTACGTTCAGGATTATTTTGAAATCTGATTAG
- a CDS encoding M1 family metallopeptidase, translating into MKIIAALFLASSGLAFGQNFTKIDTLRGSDTEFRNYWDVKKYELSVEPDFDKKSVSGSNKISFEITKDILNPVFQIDFHQPMNIVALKTSFPKIDNYKRDGDFIFIQSKKHFKKGEKYSIDITFAGNPQIAKNAPWDGGWVFKKDDNGNPFMSVAQEGLGVSHWLPTKDIWYDEPDNGITMKIITSKDMVGVGNGRLIAKKEENGKLAWTWQVKNPINGYSIVPSVGKYVNFKDTYNGEKGKLDLDYWVLDYNIDKAKKQFEQVKPMMKAFEYWFGPYPFYEDSYKLVETPYLGMEHQSNVAYGNGYKNGYLGRDLSGTGVGLKWDFIIIHETGHEWFANNITAADKADMWIHESFTAYSETLFTENYLDRNSADTYVIGTRKAVSNDIPIIGTYGVAKSGSGDMYYKGANMLHTIRTVMNDDEKFRQILRGLNKDFYHQTVTTKQVEDYISQKSGIDFSSVFNQYLRTTKIPVLEYSQDGNILKFRYTETVKDLNLPLRINDSQTIAPTQEWQTVALNSSEPVRFNKNYYVEYRQISMKKALPEEKFVSDKLILFYDKGKKEAVKKAILKYGLEISSEYNALGGFAVKIPSGKNINDAMTYLRKQKGVTSVSRDQIIKLDDPVKSANQISK; encoded by the coding sequence ATGAAAATAATTGCCGCACTTTTTCTTGCTTCGTCCGGACTGGCTTTCGGGCAGAATTTTACGAAAATTGATACCCTAAGAGGTTCCGATACAGAATTCAGGAACTACTGGGACGTAAAAAAATACGAACTTTCCGTAGAGCCGGATTTTGATAAAAAATCAGTATCAGGAAGCAATAAAATTTCCTTCGAAATCACCAAAGATATCCTGAACCCCGTGTTTCAGATTGATTTTCATCAGCCAATGAACATCGTTGCGCTGAAAACCTCGTTCCCGAAAATTGACAACTATAAACGCGACGGCGACTTCATTTTCATCCAATCCAAAAAGCATTTTAAAAAAGGTGAAAAATACAGCATAGACATCACTTTCGCCGGGAATCCGCAAATCGCTAAAAATGCACCCTGGGACGGCGGCTGGGTGTTCAAGAAAGATGATAACGGCAATCCGTTCATGAGCGTTGCCCAGGAAGGGCTTGGCGTTTCACACTGGCTACCGACCAAGGATATTTGGTATGACGAGCCTGACAACGGCATTACCATGAAAATCATCACTTCAAAAGATATGGTGGGAGTTGGCAACGGAAGGCTGATTGCGAAAAAAGAAGAAAACGGAAAACTGGCGTGGACATGGCAGGTAAAAAACCCCATCAACGGCTACTCCATCGTGCCAAGCGTTGGGAAATATGTGAATTTTAAGGATACCTACAATGGCGAGAAAGGAAAACTCGACCTTGATTACTGGGTTTTGGACTATAACATTGACAAAGCCAAAAAACAGTTCGAACAGGTAAAACCAATGATGAAAGCCTTTGAATACTGGTTCGGCCCTTACCCATTTTACGAAGATTCCTATAAGCTCGTGGAAACGCCTTATTTGGGAATGGAACACCAGAGCAACGTTGCATACGGTAACGGCTACAAAAACGGATACCTCGGCAGGGATCTTTCCGGAACCGGCGTTGGATTAAAGTGGGATTTCATCATCATCCACGAAACCGGCCACGAATGGTTTGCCAACAATATTACTGCCGCCGATAAAGCAGATATGTGGATTCATGAGAGTTTCACGGCATATTCCGAGACGCTGTTTACAGAAAATTACCTGGACAGAAATTCGGCAGACACGTACGTCATCGGAACCAGAAAAGCGGTCAGCAACGACATCCCGATCATCGGGACCTACGGCGTGGCAAAATCCGGCAGCGGTGACATGTACTACAAAGGCGCAAATATGTTGCATACGATCAGAACTGTGATGAATGATGATGAAAAATTCAGACAGATTCTGCGCGGGCTCAATAAAGATTTCTATCACCAGACCGTGACCACAAAACAGGTTGAAGATTATATTTCCCAAAAATCGGGCATTGATTTTTCGTCTGTGTTTAACCAATATTTAAGGACAACAAAAATCCCGGTTCTGGAATACTCTCAGGATGGTAACATTTTGAAATTCAGATATACGGAAACTGTTAAAGATTTGAATTTACCTTTAAGAATCAATGACAGTCAAACCATTGCCCCAACACAGGAATGGCAAACCGTTGCCCTGAACAGTTCAGAACCGGTAAGGTTTAACAAAAATTATTATGTTGAATATCGCCAGATTTCTATGAAGAAAGCGTTGCCGGAGGAAAAATTTGTTAGCGACAAGCTAATTTTATTTTACGATAAAGGCAAAAAAGAAGCGGTGAAAAAAGCCATTTTGAAATACGGCCTTGAGATCTCAAGCGAATACAATGCGTTAGGTGGCTTCGCCGTCAAGATCCCTTCAGGCAAAAACATTAATGATGCTATGACCTATCTCAGAAAGCAAAAGGGTGTGACTTCTGTGAGCCGTGACCAAATCATAAAACTTGATGACCCGGTAAAATCCGCTAATCAGATTTCAAAATAA
- the tatC gene encoding twin-arginine translocase subunit TatC, which translates to MNDDKEMSLIGHIGELRAHLIRCIIAVIICGFIVGYNIEWIMDKIFFGPVRNDFPTFKLINNLSQEFFQTNAIDIPKDFPVRTQKLMQQFNVMMSVSVIGGIVLAFPYIIWELWRFVSPALHPKEKKNSAMLINSVWILFLLGILSGYFLILPFAINFGVMFKISDVIEPLYDLSDYTALFFQVVLGMGIVFLFPIIVYFLTTIGILTPQFLKTYRRHSIVLIAVIAAVITPADVLSMMMAAIPLVVLYEFSVALCGRTYKRIQKEEAAALVKTS; encoded by the coding sequence GTGAATGACGATAAAGAAATGTCCCTCATCGGACACATTGGCGAACTGCGCGCGCATCTGATCCGCTGCATTATTGCGGTTATTATCTGTGGCTTTATCGTGGGGTACAATATTGAGTGGATTATGGATAAAATCTTCTTTGGGCCCGTTCGCAATGATTTTCCAACGTTTAAGCTGATCAATAATCTTTCTCAGGAGTTTTTTCAGACCAATGCGATCGATATCCCGAAGGATTTTCCGGTGCGTACACAGAAACTGATGCAGCAGTTTAACGTGATGATGTCGGTTTCTGTGATTGGGGGAATTGTTTTGGCATTTCCGTACATCATTTGGGAACTTTGGCGTTTCGTCTCTCCCGCCCTGCATCCAAAAGAAAAGAAAAATTCTGCGATGCTGATCAATTCTGTCTGGATTTTGTTTTTGCTGGGAATTTTAAGCGGTTATTTTCTTATTCTCCCTTTTGCCATCAACTTTGGGGTGATGTTTAAAATTTCAGACGTCATCGAGCCGCTTTATGATTTATCGGATTATACCGCACTATTCTTTCAGGTCGTCTTAGGGATGGGAATCGTATTCCTTTTTCCGATTATTGTTTATTTCCTTACAACGATTGGCATCCTCACGCCGCAATTCCTGAAAACCTACCGCCGCCACTCCATTGTCCTTATCGCAGTGATCGCCGCGGTAATTACGCCGGCTGATGTTTTAAGTATGATGATGGCTGCCATTCCGCTGGTGGTGCTTTACGAATTCAGTGTGGCTTTGTGTGGCAGAACCTACAAGAGAATTCAGAAGGAAGAAGCAGCCGCACTTGTGAAAACTTCCTGA
- a CDS encoding KpsF/GutQ family sugar-phosphate isomerase has translation MEKSALISLAKQSLEIEIAELNHLKNRIGEDFAKAVEIINNAVGKLIVVGIGKSAHVGNKIVATLNSTGTPAQFLHAAEAIHGDLGVIQKQDVVLCISNSGNSPEIVNLVPFLKDYSSALIGMTGNLNSKLAEFSDVVLNTFVEKEACPNKLAPTSSTTVQMALGDAMAVCLMEMKGFRDRDFAKFHPGGTLGKNLTAKVEQFLSSQKPQVSENSPVKDVIISVSSSTHGVTVVTENDKILGVITDGDLRRMLMNTENISGILAKDIMSRKPKSIEKNELAKDAMKILKEKNIGQLIVTDEGKYFGIIDLHRLLDEGII, from the coding sequence TTGGAAAAATCTGCTCTCATAAGCCTTGCAAAACAGTCCCTGGAAATCGAAATCGCAGAACTTAATCACCTGAAAAACAGAATCGGAGAAGATTTTGCAAAGGCTGTAGAAATTATAAACAATGCTGTAGGAAAGCTGATCGTAGTCGGAATCGGCAAATCTGCGCACGTTGGAAATAAAATTGTGGCTACGCTGAATTCTACCGGAACGCCGGCGCAGTTCCTACATGCTGCGGAAGCCATTCACGGAGATTTGGGCGTGATCCAGAAACAGGATGTGGTTCTGTGTATTTCAAATTCGGGGAACTCGCCGGAGATCGTGAATTTGGTTCCGTTTCTGAAAGATTATTCTTCTGCATTAATCGGGATGACGGGGAATTTAAATTCAAAACTGGCAGAATTTTCAGATGTGGTCTTAAACACTTTTGTTGAAAAAGAAGCCTGCCCCAACAAACTGGCGCCGACAAGCTCAACGACGGTACAAATGGCTTTGGGCGATGCTATGGCGGTTTGCCTGATGGAAATGAAAGGCTTTAGAGACCGTGATTTTGCAAAATTTCATCCGGGCGGAACGCTGGGGAAAAATCTTACAGCCAAAGTGGAACAGTTTCTTTCTTCACAAAAACCGCAGGTTTCTGAAAATTCTCCCGTTAAAGATGTGATTATTTCGGTAAGCAGCTCCACACACGGTGTTACGGTAGTTACTGAAAATGATAAAATCCTCGGCGTAATTACCGATGGTGATTTGCGTCGAATGTTGATGAATACTGAAAATATTTCGGGAATTTTAGCTAAAGACATTATGAGCAGAAAACCGAAAAGCATCGAGAAAAATGAGCTTGCTAAAGACGCCATGAAAATTCTGAAAGAAAAAAACATCGGCCAGCTGATTGTAACCGACGAAGGCAAATATTTTGGGATTATCGATCTGCACAGGCTTTTGGATGAAGGCATCATTTGA
- the recQ gene encoding DNA helicase RecQ, whose translation MKTKNADLSDQLKKYFGFSTFKGQQQEIIQTLLEGNDVFVLMPTGGGKSLCYQLPALISEGTAIVVSPLIALMKNQVDAVNGLSSDEGVAHVLNSSLNKTQTNQVFSDIKSGKTKLLYVAPESLIKEEYLDFLKEVKISFVAIDEAHCISEWGHDFRPEYRNLKLIIDKIAEVPVIALTATATPKVQDDIQKTLGMNNAQVFKSSFNRPNLYYEIRPKINIDKEIVKFINQRKGKSGIVYCLSRRKVEEFAQLLQVNGINALPYHAGLDQKTRVANQDKFLMEECDVIVATIAFGMGIDKPDVRFVIHYDFPKSLESYYQETGRAGRDGGEGYCLAFYDPKDIEKLEKFLAQKPVSEREIGLQLLNEVVGYAETSMSRRQYLLYYFGEEFDPLNGDGAKMDDNSVNPPKLRDATADLKSVLKMVKTLDEKFKSKDLISVVMGKETSVTKSYKLETTEFFGIGKNESDNYWKSIIRQATVQDFLTKDIETYGVLKISEKGQKVIDGNYKESFLIAEDKEYDLEQIKSDSEKVEIQSGGGLDQTLFNQLKELRKKVAKKHGIPPYTVFMDPSLEDMTTQYPITVEEIGKVYGVGEGKAKKYGKEFADFISKYVAENNIERTQDMVLKQVANKSSHKVFIIQSTDKKIDLEDIAKAKNLSMEELLKEMERIVYQGTKLNIDYYIEDNFDEDIVEEFMEFMGESESDSMKVLTSEFGDELSDEELRMLRIKFISDVAN comes from the coding sequence ATGAAGACTAAAAACGCCGATTTATCAGATCAATTAAAAAAATATTTCGGTTTTTCTACGTTCAAAGGCCAGCAGCAAGAGATTATACAGACTTTGCTGGAAGGCAACGATGTTTTTGTGCTGATGCCCACCGGGGGCGGAAAATCTCTTTGCTACCAGCTTCCGGCACTTATTTCGGAAGGTACAGCGATTGTGGTGTCGCCGCTTATTGCCCTGATGAAAAATCAGGTGGATGCCGTCAACGGGCTTTCATCCGATGAAGGTGTGGCACACGTCCTCAATTCGTCTCTCAATAAAACACAGACCAATCAGGTTTTCAGTGATATAAAAAGTGGTAAAACCAAGCTGCTTTACGTGGCACCGGAATCGTTAATTAAGGAAGAATATCTGGATTTTCTTAAGGAGGTTAAAATTTCCTTTGTTGCGATAGATGAAGCACACTGTATTTCGGAGTGGGGACACGATTTTCGCCCGGAATACAGAAACCTCAAACTGATCATCGATAAAATTGCCGAAGTTCCGGTCATTGCACTTACAGCCACCGCAACACCTAAAGTTCAGGACGATATCCAGAAAACTTTGGGAATGAATAATGCACAGGTTTTCAAGTCCAGTTTCAACAGGCCGAATCTCTACTACGAAATCCGCCCGAAAATAAACATCGATAAAGAAATTGTAAAATTCATCAACCAAAGAAAAGGGAAATCGGGAATTGTGTATTGCCTGAGCCGCAGAAAAGTGGAAGAATTTGCCCAGCTGCTGCAGGTGAACGGAATCAATGCCCTGCCTTATCACGCCGGCCTCGACCAAAAAACGCGCGTCGCAAATCAGGATAAATTTTTGATGGAAGAATGCGATGTGATTGTTGCAACAATCGCTTTTGGAATGGGAATCGATAAACCGGATGTGCGCTTTGTGATTCATTACGATTTCCCAAAATCCCTCGAAAGTTATTATCAGGAAACGGGTCGCGCCGGCAGAGACGGCGGCGAAGGCTATTGTCTGGCTTTTTACGATCCGAAAGATATTGAAAAACTCGAAAAATTCCTGGCTCAAAAACCGGTCTCAGAACGGGAAATCGGCCTTCAGTTGCTGAATGAAGTGGTTGGTTATGCCGAAACTTCGATGAGCCGCCGCCAGTATCTTTTATATTATTTTGGTGAGGAATTCGATCCCCTGAATGGCGATGGCGCCAAAATGGACGACAATTCCGTTAATCCGCCAAAGCTTCGCGATGCTACCGCTGATTTGAAATCAGTCCTTAAAATGGTAAAAACCTTGGATGAAAAATTTAAATCCAAAGACCTGATCAGCGTCGTAATGGGCAAGGAAACCTCTGTGACCAAGTCTTATAAACTGGAAACCACAGAGTTTTTCGGAATCGGTAAAAATGAATCCGACAATTACTGGAAATCAATTATCCGTCAGGCCACCGTGCAGGATTTCCTTACAAAAGACATTGAAACCTATGGCGTTCTGAAAATTTCAGAAAAAGGGCAGAAAGTTATTGACGGAAATTATAAAGAATCCTTCCTCATTGCTGAAGACAAAGAATATGACCTTGAGCAGATAAAATCTGATTCTGAAAAAGTTGAAATACAGTCCGGTGGCGGTCTCGACCAAACTCTGTTTAACCAACTGAAAGAACTGCGAAAGAAAGTGGCAAAAAAACACGGAATACCGCCTTACACAGTGTTTATGGATCCCAGTCTGGAAGATATGACCACGCAGTACCCCATCACGGTGGAAGAAATTGGAAAGGTTTATGGCGTTGGTGAAGGAAAAGCAAAAAAATACGGAAAGGAATTTGCGGATTTTATTTCGAAATACGTAGCGGAAAACAATATCGAGCGTACACAGGATATGGTGCTGAAACAGGTAGCCAACAAATCTAGCCACAAGGTTTTCATCATCCAGAGTACAGACAAAAAAATTGACCTGGAAGATATTGCCAAAGCAAAAAATCTTTCGATGGAAGAACTGCTCAAAGAAATGGAACGCATTGTTTATCAGGGAACTAAACTGAATATCGATTATTATATTGAAGATAATTTTGATGAGGATATTGTAGAAGAATTCATGGAATTCATGGGAGAAAGTGAAAGCGACAGTATGAAAGTTCTGACTTCAGAATTTGGCGACGAGCTGAGCGATGAGGAACTGCGGATGCTTCGGATAAAATTCATTTCGGATGTTGCCAATTAA